CTACCGGTGAAACCACTCTAACTGAACAGGactgtcaaatcaaagtttatttgtcacgtgcgtcgaatacaacaggtgtagaccttacagtgaaatgcttacttacaggctctaaccaatagtgcgaaaaatggtttgtgtgtgtgtgtgtgtgtgtgtgtgtgtgtgtgtgtgtgtgtgtgtgtgtgtgtgtgtgtgtgtgtgtgtgtgtgtgtgtgtgtgtgtgtgtgtgtgtgtgtgtgtgtgtgtgtgaactgttaaatgtgttcttgacacactcaaacacgtgcacctggcacatactaccatacctcgttcaaagccACTTCATTCTttcgtcttgcccattcatcctctgaatgatacacatactgcacacaatccatgtctcaattatttcaatgattaaaaatccttcttcaacaTGTCTCCTGttattcatctacactgattgaagtggatttaacaagtgacatcaattagggatcatagctttcacctggatgtACGTGGTCTgtcgatgtcatggaaagagcgggtgttgttaatgttttgtacatttggtGTATACTCAGAATCCACGACGGCAGATTGTTGAAGATAATTACAGTAATttatgacaaataaaataaatacacaatttCTAAAGCATTTGATGACATCTGCTCTGTGCCACCATTCTATGGGAGTTTAGTCACCCTCTAAAGTCTGTCAGGGTAAATACATCCAAAAAAACACTTTCaacataggccaggccctgttgttaaCTCATATCCCAGCGACAATGCCTTGCATTACGCCTAGGAAGAAAACATGTTTAGTTAAAATGATTCATTTTGTGTACGGTTTCCTAGAAATAAatatggctcaacttaccccttttgctcaacttaccccactctcccctactgttCAGAAGTGTCTTTCTGAGTGTCTTTTCACCAGGCAGGCCAGAACTTCATCCCACCAAAAAAAGCCTTACAGTGCCtttgcaaagtattcagaccccttgattttattcccgcattttgttacgttactgtcttattctaaaatgaattaaataaaattaattcctcagcaatctacacaaaatacccaatAACGACAAAGCTAAaataaacaggtttttagatttttttccaaaatgtgttaagaataaaaataagaaataccataagtattcagaccctttgctatgagattcaaaattgagctcaggtgcctcctgtttccattgatcatccttgagatgtttctacaacctgattggaatccacctgtggtaaagtcaattgattggacatgatttggaaaggcacacacctgtttatatacggtcccacagttgacagtgcatgtcagagcaaaaaccaagccatgaggtcgaatgtattgtctgtagagcgccgagacaggaatgtgtggaggcacagatctggggaagggtaccaaaacatttctgcagcattgaaagtgcccaagaacacaatggctccatcattcttaattggaagacgtttggaaccaacaagcctctttctagagctggtcgcccagccaaactgagcaatcgggggagaagggccttggtcagggaggatgaccaagaaaccgatggtctttggtagcattgcctttaaattgtttaacttgggtcaaacgtttcaggtagccttccacaagcttcccacaataagttaggtgaattttggcccatttctcctgacagagctggtgtaactgagtcaggtttgtaggcctccttgctcactctgacagagctctagacttcctctgtggagatgggagaaccttccagaagcagAGTGGTAGAGTGACtagacggaagctactcctcagtaaaaggcacatgacagcccgcttggagtttgccaagaggcatctagactctcagaccatgagaaacaagattatctggtctgatgaaaccaagattgaactctttggcttgaatggcAAGCGtctcgtctggaggaaacctgacaccatcgtgctgtggggatgtttttcagcgtcaaagaatttctaaaaacctgttttttgctttgtcattatggggtactgtgtatagattgatgagggggggggaaatgtataatacattttagaataaggctgtaacctaacaaaatgtggaaaaagtcatgggtctgaatactttccgaatgccctgtatattTCAGGCagtattttcaaacagctcttacacttgAAGGACATTATCCTCATTTTTAAAATTTCACAGTGtcattccaacctcatagtgtgtaaatacacactgagtgtacaaaacgatGAGCACACCTTCCTAAATTGTGCCATTAATGCACATGATGGTACAAACGCATCTCAAAAAAGTGGATTAATTTGTGTGTCATAAATTACAGTAATCACCTGTCATCATGGATTCTgagtgtgtacagttgaagtcggaagtttacatacaccttagccaaatacatttaaactcagtttttcacaattcctgacatttaatcctctttcaaaatccctgttttaggtcagttaggatcaccactttattttaagaatgtgaaatgtcagaataatagtagagagaatgatttatttcagtttataattctttcatcacattcccagtgggtcagaagtttacatacactcaattagtatttggtagcattgccttttaattgtttaacttgggtcaaacttttcgggtatccttccacaagcttcccacaataagttaggtgaattttggcccattcctcctgacagagctggtgtaactgagtcaggtttgtaggcctccttgctcgcacacgctttttcagttctgaccacaaattttctataggattgaaatcagagctttgtgatggccactccaataccttgactttgttgtccttaagccattttgccacaactttgtaagtatgcttggggtcattgtccatttggaagacccatgtatgagaatgccaagagtgtgcaaagctgtcatcaagacaagggTGACTCCTTTGaataatctgaaatataaaatctattttaatttgttgaacacttttttggttactacataattccatatgtgtcctttcatagttttgatgtcttcactattattctacaatgtagaaaatagtcaaaataaagaaaaacccttgaatgagtaggtgtgtccaaacttttgactggtactgtacatttattttgtctttaTATTCAGTGAAAATGGCCAAAATCTATCAGTACCTCAAAAATGTCAACTTTGACTGCATTTACACTTAGTTCCAATATCTCTGCCTCAGAATGCCCGATCCTCACAAGGTAAGGTGCTTATTATTCAGACGTTTCTTTCTTAATTAGAGGTGATCTACACTGTCTGAGAAAAAAAAATGGTTTCCTAAAACCGAAGTTTGGCCAAAATGATGCAAAGTAGGCCTTTCTTTTGTACATGCCTGGCTTAAAGCTCTCTGGTCCAGTGGGGTCTTCTGCAAAGTTTTCCTGGTCCAGTGGGGTCTCCCGCAGTTGTAGACCTCTGAGAGGGTCTACATCATCTGAGAATGGTCCTTAGTGGCGCTACAGACCACAACTGTAGCGGAACACATCTGAATGGTAATATTTTATGTATATTTGCATGGTGTAAAGCATAATAATTGTATGAAAAGTAACTATTAAGGCATGAATTCCATAGTCTAAGTGTATATGTTTGATATACACAATCATTTTCGGATATGTGACCGAAATGTATCATTATTTCCATTATGTCAATTTTCACCAGATTTGACCAAAATCAAGCATGTGTGACAGCCTTTAACAAGCCAATTATTTTTCAAGTACCTTTTACAGTTTGGCTGGTCTACTACCATGGGTACATTTACAATAGTGTTAGGGATGGATTCAATCCGCATTGCAGAGGTATAGCGGAAGATTGTAGCTCTTGAAATGTAAAGACAATGTACCCGTGTTTGCAAAGACTGCATTCATTTTAAACACTACATATGTCGGCTCATTTGGAAACATTTTTACGCGGATCTTCcgcgatacagattgaatccagcccttaaTTTGCAACCATCGCCTCTATTTCAGCATTGATCTGAAAGGTCATATGAGGTCATATATACTCCAGGACTCCACACTTGCAACCAAGCAGAGGTGAAGTGAGGGTAAGGGGTGAATCTTAGAAATAATAAGCAATCCACAGTATATCTAGAAATACTTTATTCCTACGCAGAATAATGTCATTGTTGtacaaaaataaaggaaaccaTTTCAATAGTAATATTGACTGTAATTGCTCTGAAATACTGAAACAACAATGAAAAAACGAAACTAAGCTTGTAACCTTGTTAGGTTTTCAGCCACAAGACTATTTCCTTCCTTTGCGTGAAATGAGACATACTGCATGTTGAGTTCCTTGCCCACTTGTTCTGATCTTTTTGATGTTTCAAAACCCCCATTAAATCAAACACAATTCAAAGTCTAAGGATCCAGCAACACAAACCCCCCGGGATATGTGATCATGACAATAAATATAAATCTACAGTCCATAAAAACGACCTCATATGAaatgacaataaataaataacttaTCTGTAATAAATATGTTGACTATAATGCAGTAATGCAAAGAGATGCATGGCATCCGTTTCGTACAATTCAAGAGAACATTGAAAAAATGAAGTTACGGAAAATCCCTGTTTTGAGCCTGTCTACTTGTGGTCAAATGCAATGAGATATGGTCCTCTTTTTGACCTTTGAGTCAATATTTTAATCAGTACTCCAGGTCAGTCTCATACATATCCCAACTGCTGTGAATATTAAGATCCTACCATTGTGTGGTCACCATCTTGTTAAAAACTGTTCCCAGAGACTGTCTTGCCATTCGGTCATGACAGTCTCTCATTGCAACCGAATCCACTTTATCCTCAACAGAAAATGTACAACAGGAAGAGGCGTGGCCTCACTCCACCATCATAGACACTCTACAGAATCTCCATCCTGCTTTGTACTGGGGACCAGCCCTTGTTGCATATGTTTCGGAGCGACTACTTCTGCCCTCGCAGAACCTCTCCCTAGACCCAAACACAACGGCGAGCCACCATCTGTATATAATCAGGCAGGCGTGAGTGACAGACAGTTGCCACCCTGCCCTATTCATCCTCTTGGCTGGCTCCCTCAGCCCATACACATGCAGCTGGCCGCCGACAGTGACTGGATGGTCTGCCACGTGGTGTGGGCGTCCATGAAGGACACTGGCTCGTAGCGGTCAGGCCGGCAGCAGGGGTGGGCACTGACCCGCCGGGAGGTCCTCCGCGGCAGGGACCCGTTCTCCATCAGGGACCATAGAGCCAGGTCGTAGTTGGTCCTGGACGACTGGCAGGAGCCCACGCAAAACTTGAAGAGGATGATCTCGTCTGAGTCGAAGCCCAGGCCCAAGTCCCGCACCCGCATCTCTCGTTTCTCCACCCTGCAGTCTGGGCTGCTCTGCTGGGGCTGCCtgccctttccctttcctttgccctttctgtccctctctttctctttcttcctcctcttcttctttttcttggCCAATCCTGTTGGTTCGGCGTCTGAGGGGTCAGAGTTGCGGGGAGAACGGCCCACCCACCGGCCACTGGGGTGGTCATCCTCTTCGTCCATCACAGAGGggtctgaaagagagagagccagagagagcgagagagagaagatcaGTGGCTTGTACTCTGTGATTGTATTGCACACCCTTCTTTTACTATTCCCTATTCATGGAGAACATCATGCTGGATTAACAAGTGATGTAGAAAACAGAGATCTAAAAAGCACTTCCTGGTTCCACTCTTACCGGAGAGGCCATGCCAGGGGGAGTACGGGtcactctccccctcttgttGCTCATCCACCTCAGGTAGAGTGTCTGGGAGCTGCCTCTCCCACATCCCTCCCACCCATCCCAAAGCCTGGACAGAGTCTGCCCCCAAACCAGTGCCCATACGGGCCCCCTCCACCAGGGGCAGCAAAGAGACCACCACCCACAGCACCACCTACAAAAGCGGACAGTAGTTAATGGGAGATGGTCCACAGTTCAGAgaaacaacacagccaacagtaTGACAACTATAAtaaggaggatgatgatgagatGATGTTGGAGAGGATGAGATGTTTTTGATAGGTGATGATAATAGTGGTGATTACGAAGATGATGATAATGATAGTAAAGATAATAAGTCACCAATAAGCAGAACGAGTCACTCACCTTCCAGTTACTCAGGTGGTAAGGGGCGCCTGCTGACGGCATTGCGGTAACCCCgggtctgtctctcctcctcgtcctccatcTTGTTCCACCTGGAGGGAAAGCAGAACAAGGCCTAACTCTGTCAATTGTCCCAATCTCAAGAACGCACTCTGAAAAGAATAACATAAACTAACTGCACAACATGATGTGGCCTGCGATAACGTATCCATATTAACCAATACTGTACAAAAACACCCTTTCAACCCTTAAACAACCCGACGTGTCACATCAATCATGTCCTCAATGCGAAGGATATGTTTATTGTTACGGAGGTAAAAAGGCTAGTGTTTGCTGCCGGGTAGTGCGGCTAGTGTCGGCTTGTCTGTACATACAGCCACACAACAGCTCCTGTCCAGCGACAAAGGCTACCTTCAGTCAGATACCTGTCAAAGACATTCTTTAATTAGGAGGAGGTAGGGCTGGTTCTGTAGAAGGGGCACCGGGGGAAACCACAGAGATGAGGAGGTGGTGATAAGGGGTGCGAGCATCACAGATGTTTACATACGAGGTGTACAGTGTGACCGGGTTAGCTGTATGTCAATGGCAGCACCACATGCCccactcaagggtttttcctgTAAAGAACCCTAAAAAGGCTCAAACACAACATTTGACTGGGGTTTAGAACATTCGCTAAAAGGTTCCTGGTTCGATCACCAGTTTCGGCAACAAATTTGAGATTAATGGTAAAGGTAAACAAACAAGTAAATAGAGCTAACAGAGCAGATCAGATTCACAGATAGCGTAGCGGTTCATGAGCATTGGACCAgttactgaaaggttgctggttcaagtccctgagccgactaggtataCAATTGgttaatgtgcccttgagcaaggcatttaaccctaatttctcctgtaagtcgctctggataagcctctgctaaatgactaaaatattgAAAACCAATGGGCGTTTGCTCCACTTAATTTGTTAACACAGTGAAGCACCTGCTGCTAGAACAGTGGAGCGTTAATTTAATCAATTGGGCTCAGAAACGCAACAGAAACaaatgattctctctctctccaaagagATGAGTTGCCATTTATTTGTCGTGGACTCATCTAGGAATACAAGAACTAAAAGCACACAGAATTGCACCAGAGATTAGGCATGGATTCAGCACCCTGCACTACTCTCATTGAGCAGCTGGGGGCTTAGCTGTCTACATCCTGCTACTGGTCCTGTCTCTCAGCTCTCCATACGTATCCCAGCTGACGTGCCATGTAAGTAACACCTTAGGATACGTGCATACATGGAGGGATTGACTAGAAACAACACCGGTTCTCAAGAGATGTCTTCTGGAAATGTTAAAGCCCATACGATGAACTCAGTCAAACTTGGTTGGTTTCGACATCAACCGATGTTATGGCGAAATGAAATTCAGCTCACCAAACAAATTGACACAACACACGGGGATGGCACAGCAGATTCTGTAAAAACGAGCATAGGCCTATATAAGATACATCAACAGTCATCTATCATCTACCAGAGAGGCGCGACAGCCTGGTAGCTGAACCAGAGCGGGACGTGAAGGTCCACGGTAAGGTATGTAAACTCTGCTGCTCTTCAATGTTTCTAAATACAGCCCtcgggttgcgtcccaaatggcaccctattccctttatagtgcgctCCTGTAGGCcggggcccataggactctggtcaaaagaagtgcactacatggAGGACAATCATCGTGATGCTATCTTTACTCAGGATGATGGAGGACTGGGGAGATTACAGTGCAAAGGTTACGATAGGATCTGTGCTTGCATCACTGGCTATGCTGCCGAAGATTACAGAAGCTTGACTATATCAATATAGTTACTGAGAAATAATAGGTCAAATCAGGCCCAGGGAGAAAGCAGACAATCTCTTACACAATGGAACCTGAAAAGCAgagataaatgtgtgtgtgtgtgtgtgtgtgtgtgtgtgtgtgtgtgtgcgtgcgcacccGCATGTGTGTGTCggaggagagagaccgagagagactgcAATCTAAAACCAGGCAGCAAACTCGCCAACTCCCTCTCCCCTAACCTGATTTAAAAACTGGCCAttaagagagagaggttaaagggGATTTTTCAACAGATCCCCTCTC
This DNA window, taken from Oncorhynchus tshawytscha isolate Ot180627B linkage group LG10, Otsh_v2.0, whole genome shotgun sequence, encodes the following:
- the LOC112260286 gene encoding artemin-like gives rise to the protein MLHSRPGARWGKGSDLSGVRSDWTYTHGIIGGTRWRTRRRDRPGVTAMPSAGAPYHLSNWKVVLWVVVSLLPLVEGARMGTGLGADSVQALGWVGGMWERQLPDTLPEVDEQQEGESDPYSPWHGLSDPSVMDEEDDHPSGRWVGRSPRNSDPSDAEPTGLAKKKKKRRKKEKERDRKGKGKGKGRQPQQSSPDCRVEKREMRVRDLGLGFDSDEIILFKFCVGSCQSSRTNYDLALWSLMENGSLPRRTSRRVSAHPCCRPDRYEPVSFMDAHTTWQTIQSLSAASCMCMG